A portion of the Candidatus Pristimantibacillus lignocellulolyticus genome contains these proteins:
- a CDS encoding S-layer homology domain-containing protein has protein sequence MYAVKHRKGIAILLLVALIFSMAPVGMSFASENSKPDLLITELVPDSANVASKDAYEFVEIYNNTDVAIEFKDYELRYRHGTTDTHWNVGAAYNSMTIPAHDAIVIWVLTEDVKNVTLEQFNNNYSTSLADGTNLFKVMTDGGMHNSAARTLAIVDPTVLDGNNKGTVISQASYDNDDQTKPDKGIFYRMPNAGDTAMVMMDNPGTINASPGIISPDQLVRLDEIVTALPIEIQHTPSTYRLITTNDFAIDLAISNAINTVSGKVYYKFDDETAYTEMSMTGTLTQQNATIVSSQLTSHNKLTYYIEVVGDNQAPIVTPVYDITIVDPAATSEEAPIMLVTELLPNSNNVGGSDAYEFIEIYNNTDKDINFKDYKLYYVYTDSGRVADVVWPTNQEDITIKAMDTMVFWNINSANGSLTVADFNKEFKTSLVENENIVKLYNDGLANSSRRGIAIGTNTHQDISVAYYDGSITNVVNKGSHYQYQVGNTEMFEFAVGTIDASPGYVLPNQVPVVPLKTIEDNEVPVFTDLTNVTEVDEITDLTIQAEVTDNESVKSVILYYKTDKDAAYSKRYLYDENRTNQFTYTINSTEFIGRNNVMYYFEYSDGPNSLTSPIYTVNIKNSGTNDSLRLNVKDNQIISGTTTLKAASDTLTPDQLLLAIDGQEVVDTYAALESEAYFVFEATDVNYYFKNGVTMGTEILHTFLDPINTYTTIKVPISAERLALGNNEIAVRAGTKSGPFDDRPEENKDDFKIRNVRLILADGTNIYDPAFNNKDTIIKMGDSAGMHEAIEFKFELTSANLQSLAYDWNTLETEDGAHHVIVVAGNEQLEQTVIVDNTAPTIVPSITNEEVLRSEFTLDAVVTDNYAGVKSVDATLNGDSIELPYQTSTGALASGTYSFAVTAIDTVGNRSVETVTFTIDNDNPYAVEVITPQSGSKNVDLLPTLKVKVTDPQEDEMSVLFKRGFQYDSNRAAGFTAYYGSSTVEPPKQKVPSSETLMDTSALSNISAVDNKYYTTDATETFPYQRFEIELDSSVVATDEVEIKWQGNSLEGRKVSLYAWNPTAGKWNLLDNYVAEVEDFELEAKVLAGDYNDNGVINVMVQDERPVTEDEYDFSFVWMSDTQYYSESYPEIYSNNTQWVVDNQEAMDIRYIIHTGDIVDDADQAYQWEAANKAMETIEKAKIPYGVLAGNHDVDHQTGDYSYYWQHYGEDRFKDTETYGGSYQNNRGHYDLISAGGIDFIIVYMGWNIGDEEIDWVEQVVKDHPDRKAILAFHEYLLVSNNRAPIADEIYERVVVPYPNVIATLSGHYHDAETLVDEIDDNGDGIADRKVYQMLADYQGAEKGGLGYMRLLQFDLDNDQIHVKTYSPYLDDYNYYDPTEYPGKDEFDMDVDLGVMNKRVATDYFEVNIHTKQIIGEVNNITSGSEASVQWDQLTQGTNYEWYVEVTDQFSGKTVSPIWNFTTAGGSTGTNPPTPTPTPSETPETSNNTITVELDDVGSKESDKTSITVNSTNGKTLDVVVTREAIAQLAQNGHDLEIAIGKQKITIPATTWSGLASNETLKVTLASKEQSEVAPNLAKEFQHASHVLDVTIVATSQSNATETRNVDGNISLTFDMTALDADLVGVYQLVNGQPVYVGGKVNGGTIQVDVKQAGQYFVAEYVKSFQDTVDHWAEHSISILAAKHIVNGTSANNYSPASNVIRADFTTALIRSLGIYDPEASNQFADVNVNAYYAGFVNVANELGIVQGSNNAFRPMDKVTREEAIVMLMRAYRHLNPDLTVNVGEQTEFTDMDDVSAWAVKDIREAQALSLIQGKNGHTVDPQGQLTRAELAQMIVNFLAVTSK, from the coding sequence ATGTACGCAGTTAAACATCGAAAAGGAATAGCTATTTTGTTACTGGTAGCGCTCATTTTCAGTATGGCACCAGTTGGCATGAGCTTTGCAAGTGAAAATAGTAAACCAGATTTACTTATTACAGAATTGGTGCCTGATTCTGCGAATGTAGCGTCGAAAGATGCTTATGAATTTGTTGAAATATATAATAATACGGACGTGGCGATTGAGTTCAAAGATTATGAACTACGCTATCGCCACGGTACTACTGATACACACTGGAATGTCGGTGCTGCTTACAACAGTATGACAATTCCTGCCCACGATGCTATCGTAATCTGGGTTCTTACTGAAGATGTGAAGAACGTTACACTTGAGCAGTTTAATAACAATTACAGCACTTCGCTTGCAGATGGAACGAATCTTTTCAAAGTTATGACAGATGGCGGGATGCACAATAGCGCGGCAAGAACGTTAGCAATTGTTGATCCAACAGTCTTAGATGGAAACAATAAAGGTACAGTAATCTCTCAAGCATCATATGATAACGATGATCAAACAAAACCGGACAAAGGTATTTTCTATCGTATGCCTAATGCGGGTGATACAGCTATGGTTATGATGGACAATCCCGGTACAATTAACGCATCTCCTGGGATTATTTCGCCAGATCAACTAGTACGACTTGACGAGATTGTTACAGCTTTACCAATTGAGATACAACATACACCAAGTACATATCGTTTGATTACTACTAATGATTTTGCAATTGACTTAGCTATATCTAATGCGATTAATACAGTAAGTGGTAAAGTATATTACAAATTCGATGATGAGACAGCTTATACAGAAATGAGCATGACAGGCACATTAACACAGCAAAATGCTACGATTGTAAGTAGCCAATTAACATCCCATAATAAGCTAACGTACTACATAGAAGTAGTAGGCGATAACCAAGCACCAATTGTAACTCCAGTCTATGACATTACAATAGTTGATCCTGCAGCAACTAGTGAAGAAGCTCCAATTATGCTCGTTACAGAGCTATTGCCGAACAGTAATAATGTAGGCGGAAGTGATGCATATGAGTTTATTGAAATCTACAATAATACAGATAAAGATATTAACTTCAAAGATTACAAATTGTATTATGTCTATACCGATTCCGGAAGAGTAGCAGACGTTGTATGGCCTACAAATCAAGAAGATATTACGATTAAAGCAATGGATACGATGGTATTTTGGAATATTAATTCTGCAAATGGAAGCTTAACTGTGGCAGACTTTAATAAAGAATTTAAGACAAGTCTAGTTGAAAATGAAAATATCGTTAAATTGTATAATGATGGACTAGCGAATAGTTCTAGACGTGGTATCGCAATTGGTACCAATACGCATCAAGATATTTCTGTAGCCTATTATGATGGTTCAATTACGAACGTTGTTAACAAAGGCAGTCACTATCAGTATCAAGTTGGCAATACAGAGATGTTCGAATTTGCAGTAGGAACGATTGATGCTTCACCTGGTTACGTATTACCGAATCAAGTACCTGTAGTTCCTTTGAAAACTATCGAAGATAACGAAGTTCCTGTATTTACTGATCTAACGAATGTTACTGAAGTGGATGAAATTACTGATCTTACGATACAAGCAGAAGTAACAGATAACGAAAGTGTAAAATCAGTAATCTTATATTACAAGACGGATAAAGATGCCGCTTATTCTAAACGTTATTTGTACGATGAGAATAGAACGAATCAATTTACTTATACGATCAATTCGACTGAGTTTATTGGACGAAATAATGTTATGTATTATTTCGAATATTCGGATGGTCCGAATAGCTTAACGTCACCAATCTATACTGTAAATATTAAGAATAGCGGGACGAACGATAGTTTACGTCTAAACGTGAAAGACAATCAAATCATAAGCGGAACTACAACATTGAAAGCTGCTTCTGATACATTAACTCCAGACCAATTACTACTAGCCATTGATGGACAAGAGGTAGTGGATACGTATGCGGCATTAGAATCAGAAGCATATTTTGTATTTGAAGCTACCGATGTCAACTATTACTTTAAAAACGGAGTTACGATGGGTACGGAAATTCTTCATACGTTCCTTGATCCTATTAACACGTACACAACAATTAAAGTGCCTATTTCAGCAGAGCGACTTGCGCTAGGTAATAATGAAATAGCTGTCCGTGCAGGAACGAAATCAGGTCCATTCGATGACCGCCCTGAAGAAAATAAAGATGATTTCAAAATTCGTAATGTACGTCTAATATTAGCCGATGGAACTAATATTTATGATCCAGCTTTCAATAATAAAGATACTATCATCAAAATGGGCGATAGTGCAGGAATGCATGAAGCAATTGAATTCAAGTTTGAATTGACAAGTGCTAACTTACAGTCACTTGCTTATGACTGGAACACACTAGAAACAGAAGATGGCGCGCATCATGTTATAGTAGTAGCGGGTAATGAGCAACTTGAACAAACGGTTATTGTTGATAATACAGCACCAACGATTGTTCCTTCGATTACTAATGAAGAGGTATTACGTAGTGAATTTACACTAGATGCAGTAGTTACTGATAACTATGCTGGTGTAAAATCTGTTGATGCTACATTGAATGGTGACAGTATCGAGTTGCCATATCAGACGTCCACAGGTGCATTAGCTTCTGGGACATATTCATTTGCAGTAACTGCAATTGATACTGTAGGTAATCGTTCAGTAGAAACGGTCACATTTACAATTGATAATGATAACCCATATGCTGTAGAGGTTATTACGCCACAATCAGGTAGTAAAAATGTTGATCTATTACCGACATTAAAAGTTAAAGTGACTGATCCGCAAGAGGATGAGATGTCTGTCCTATTCAAACGTGGCTTCCAATATGATAGTAACCGTGCTGCTGGTTTCACCGCATATTACGGTTCATCTACTGTAGAGCCGCCAAAACAAAAAGTTCCTTCATCTGAGACGTTGATGGACACATCTGCATTAAGCAATATTAGTGCAGTAGATAACAAATACTATACAACTGATGCTACAGAAACATTCCCTTACCAACGTTTTGAGATCGAACTAGATTCATCTGTTGTTGCAACGGATGAAGTCGAGATCAAATGGCAAGGTAATTCATTAGAAGGAAGAAAAGTTAGTTTATACGCTTGGAATCCTACTGCTGGCAAATGGAATCTACTAGATAACTATGTTGCTGAAGTAGAAGATTTTGAGCTTGAAGCGAAAGTTCTTGCAGGCGATTATAATGACAATGGTGTCATTAATGTCATGGTGCAAGATGAAAGACCTGTAACTGAGGATGAATATGATTTCTCATTTGTATGGATGTCAGATACACAATATTACTCAGAGAGCTATCCTGAAATCTATTCGAATAATACACAATGGGTTGTAGATAATCAAGAAGCAATGGATATTCGTTATATTATTCATACAGGTGATATCGTTGATGATGCAGATCAAGCATACCAATGGGAAGCTGCGAATAAAGCGATGGAAACTATCGAAAAAGCAAAAATTCCTTACGGCGTATTGGCAGGTAACCACGATGTTGATCATCAAACCGGTGATTACTCCTACTATTGGCAACATTACGGTGAAGATCGCTTTAAAGATACAGAAACATACGGTGGATCATATCAAAATAACCGTGGTCACTATGATCTGATCTCTGCTGGCGGTATTGATTTCATCATCGTATATATGGGCTGGAACATCGGCGATGAAGAGATTGATTGGGTTGAACAAGTTGTGAAGGATCATCCAGATCGTAAAGCTATTCTAGCTTTCCATGAATATTTGCTAGTTTCTAATAATCGTGCACCAATTGCCGATGAAATCTATGAGCGTGTAGTTGTTCCGTATCCTAACGTTATTGCCACGTTGAGTGGTCATTACCATGATGCAGAAACTCTTGTAGATGAAATTGATGATAATGGTGACGGCATTGCAGATCGTAAAGTGTATCAAATGTTAGCTGATTATCAAGGTGCTGAAAAAGGTGGATTAGGTTATATGCGTCTACTGCAATTCGATCTAGATAATGACCAAATTCATGTTAAAACGTACTCACCATATTTAGATGATTATAATTACTACGATCCGACAGAATATCCTGGTAAAGATGAATTCGATATGGATGTAGACTTAGGTGTAATGAACAAACGAGTAGCTACTGATTATTTCGAAGTGAATATACACACGAAACAAATCATTGGTGAAGTTAACAATATAACTAGTGGTTCAGAAGCTTCAGTTCAATGGGATCAATTAACGCAAGGTACAAACTATGAATGGTATGTAGAAGTAACTGATCAATTCTCTGGTAAGACAGTTTCACCAATTTGGAACTTCACAACAGCTGGTGGTTCAACGGGTACGAATCCGCCAACGCCAACACCAACGCCAAGTGAAACGCCAGAAACTTCTAATAATACAATTACGGTAGAGCTTGATGATGTTGGTTCGAAGGAGTCTGACAAAACTTCTATTACTGTTAATAGTACGAACGGAAAAACGTTAGATGTTGTTGTTACGAGAGAAGCTATTGCACAATTAGCTCAGAACGGACATGATCTAGAAATTGCAATAGGGAAACAAAAGATTACTATTCCTGCTACAACTTGGAGTGGATTAGCTAGCAATGAGACATTAAAAGTTACTTTGGCATCGAAGGAACAATCAGAAGTTGCTCCTAACTTAGCAAAAGAGTTCCAACATGCAAGTCATGTATTAGATGTTACGATAGTAGCTACTAGTCAAAGTAATGCAACTGAGACTAGAAACGTTGATGGTAACATCTCACTGACATTTGATATGACTGCATTAGATGCTGATCTTGTTGGTGTATATCAACTTGTTAATGGTCAACCAGTTTATGTAGGTGGTAAAGTGAATGGTGGTACAATTCAAGTGGATGTTAAACAAGCGGGACAATATTTTGTAGCTGAATATGTGAAGTCATTCCAAGATACTGTTGATCATTGGGCTGAGCATAGCATTTCCATTTTAGCTGCTAAACATATTGTAAATGGAACATCAGCTAACAATTACAGCCCAGCATCAAATGTTATACGTGCAGACTTCACAACGGCTCTAATCAGATCATTAGGTATTTATGATCCGGAAGCTAGTAATCAATTTGCGGATGTTAATGTGAATGCATATTATGCTGGATTTGTTAATGTAGCAAATGAGCTAGGCATCGTGCAAGGTAGCAATAATGCATTCCGTCCAATGGATAAAGTAACTCGTGAAGAAGCTATTGTTATGTTAATGAGAGCATATCGTCATCTTAATCCAGATCTGACGGTAAATGTAGGAGAACAAACAGAATTTACTGATATGGATGACGTATCAGCATGGGCTGTGAAAGATATTCGTGAAGCTCAAGCTTTATCCTTAATTCAAGGGAAGAATGGTCATACTGTTGATCCTCAAGGACAATTAACAAGAGCTGAACTTGCTCAGATGATCGTAAATTTTCTTGCAGTAACAAGTAAATAA
- a CDS encoding S-layer homology domain-containing protein codes for MKFKSLSPILCAFLAILLCLPTAALASTGNTNNHWASAELDKWKQQDYISDTSKPDKAMTRLEIIMILNKVFNLTITSDVLFTDLENNSEASSQVNIAATAGYIKGYGDGSFRPNRAVTREEVAVILHRVFQLVGQSDGLDKLLDSDKLHDWSIAAVGALLHDQYVKGYPDQTFKPAKSVSLAEFITMLNNIAPVIITKPGVYSNLTGKNIIIASPDVTIIDSDITGNIYVTGSAAKGNISIEGSSVGGTLFSYIAVSLITLKSSNVSNEVALQPQVTAPSVPTTTPSPTNAPVSTQSPTSTPTPTPTATLTPEPTTSPEPSLVPPTYKEVGIHDPSIIKSKDGEYYVFGSHIEAAKSSDLMSWDRFTNGYTTTNNQLFGNLSENLQESFAWAGENDADNLGGFSVWAPDIMWVDEYENKDGSKGAYLMYYSVSSTAIRSAIGIATSQNIEGPYQYVDTIMYSGFTNNEAYDAKSVINKYWENTNLADLKTNGIITDARPGWFKSDGSYNNATFPNAIDANLYRDADDRLWMSYGSWSGGIFVLEIDPATGAAKYPGKDGTTSDGRLIDRYFGTKIAGGYGKSGEGPYVKYDAQSEYFFLFVTYGWLGIDGEYNMRVFRSESPNGPFVDANGDSAVLTATSVHDSIGNKIMGHYNFERNIGEQGSGSGIQYVSPGHNSVYIDDETGERFVVFHTRFSQQIDGFELRTHQLIMTEDNWLIATPYRYAGESLQAVAESKLVGDYKYINHEQDSSKTVHTSSYISLNSDHTISGAITGTWELANDYTAKITVNGSLYTGAFIEQWDSASQAYVIAFTAMDNEGKNIWGGKLKSTTALAQDILNDITITPATNIIGDLSLPTKATRDVVISWSSSNSAVISNNGVVTRPSSTDNAAVTLTASIIVDGTSHSKTIDVTVKPIEVAVLAAKYSFEDELIDSQNANKQGTLVGGKITDTDKGNISYGSGMFGKAAYFDGASGVVLPSDLINSNTYSVSLWLKPEQLTQFTTAFFAGSDADHWISLLPKGNALDGTMIWHRNNTTDKWFDARTNTTIPNNTWSHIAFTVEEGYLKLYINGKLLHSSQSLSDLFSGDTDNIFSLAVNYWDIPFKGYIDELEVYTGVLSQQEISAKLTSDSKVDTIQLAISEQIISLNQTFTPKNITVVPVVANNKQLTWSSSNPIIATVNAITGTVTGVSTGTTTITATSTDGGNASTSYVLHVVEGAIAHFNFNNNLDNSTVAGSQGATYIGNRINLSTTDTPVFDNGQGIVLDGSHGVLLPNYYFNDQTYSIRFNVKMNQLDRYSALFFAFQKNDQWLSFVPGGADHTNGNAFLWANNTGANGTADWFDGSTDQKFSTTEWVQVTITVNNGTASIYYGNTLVKSFSNFKNLFTSDTTTVALGVNYWDASARGFVDELKIFDYALSAEQVAALE; via the coding sequence ATGAAGTTCAAGTCGCTTTCCCCTATACTTTGTGCTTTTTTAGCAATATTGTTATGCTTGCCTACTGCTGCATTAGCTTCAACTGGTAATACCAACAATCATTGGGCATCTGCAGAACTAGACAAATGGAAACAGCAGGATTACATTTCCGATACAAGTAAGCCTGATAAAGCAATGACACGACTTGAAATCATTATGATTCTTAATAAAGTTTTCAATCTCACGATAACAAGTGATGTATTATTCACAGATCTAGAAAATAATTCGGAGGCAAGTAGCCAAGTTAATATTGCAGCTACAGCTGGTTATATAAAAGGATATGGGGATGGTAGTTTCCGCCCCAATCGAGCGGTTACAAGAGAAGAAGTAGCCGTTATTCTACATCGCGTGTTTCAGTTAGTTGGTCAATCTGATGGATTAGACAAATTGCTAGATTCAGATAAACTTCATGACTGGAGCATTGCTGCCGTAGGAGCATTGTTACACGATCAATATGTCAAAGGTTATCCAGATCAAACATTCAAGCCAGCAAAATCGGTATCCTTAGCAGAATTTATTACAATGCTCAACAATATTGCACCGGTCATTATTACAAAACCAGGAGTATATTCAAATCTTACTGGTAAAAACATTATTATCGCTAGTCCCGATGTCACCATTATAGATAGCGACATTACAGGTAATATCTATGTTACTGGTTCTGCTGCAAAAGGCAATATTTCGATTGAAGGCTCCTCTGTTGGTGGTACATTGTTCAGCTATATCGCTGTTTCATTGATCACACTCAAATCTTCAAACGTATCGAATGAAGTAGCACTACAACCACAGGTGACTGCCCCATCTGTTCCAACAACAACACCTTCACCTACGAATGCGCCTGTATCAACACAGTCACCAACATCAACACCTACTCCGACGCCTACGGCAACATTAACACCTGAACCAACTACATCACCTGAACCATCACTAGTACCTCCTACTTACAAAGAAGTTGGTATACATGATCCTTCTATTATTAAATCAAAAGACGGCGAATATTATGTATTCGGTTCTCATATTGAAGCTGCAAAATCTTCTGACTTAATGAGCTGGGATCGATTCACTAATGGTTATACAACAACGAATAACCAACTTTTCGGTAATCTTTCAGAAAATTTACAAGAATCTTTTGCTTGGGCAGGAGAAAATGATGCAGATAATCTTGGTGGCTTTTCTGTATGGGCACCAGACATTATGTGGGTAGACGAATATGAGAATAAAGATGGCTCAAAGGGTGCTTACTTAATGTACTATAGCGTCTCTTCTACCGCTATTCGTTCTGCTATCGGCATTGCTACTTCACAAAATATCGAAGGTCCATATCAATATGTTGATACCATTATGTACTCTGGATTTACTAACAATGAAGCTTATGATGCTAAAAGTGTAATTAATAAGTATTGGGAAAATACAAATCTAGCTGATCTTAAAACCAATGGAATCATTACAGATGCAAGACCAGGCTGGTTCAAATCCGATGGTTCCTACAACAATGCGACATTCCCGAATGCTATTGATGCCAATCTATACCGTGATGCAGACGATCGTCTGTGGATGTCATATGGCTCATGGTCAGGCGGAATTTTCGTGCTTGAAATTGATCCTGCTACAGGAGCAGCGAAATACCCTGGAAAAGACGGGACCACATCAGATGGCAGACTAATTGATCGTTACTTCGGCACAAAAATTGCAGGTGGTTATGGTAAATCTGGAGAAGGCCCATATGTGAAATATGATGCACAGTCCGAATACTTCTTCTTATTTGTTACTTACGGATGGTTAGGTATTGATGGTGAGTACAATATGCGTGTATTCCGATCAGAATCTCCTAATGGGCCATTTGTTGACGCTAATGGAGATAGTGCTGTTCTAACTGCAACTTCAGTTCACGATTCCATTGGTAACAAAATTATGGGACATTATAACTTTGAACGCAATATTGGAGAACAGGGTAGCGGATCAGGCATTCAATATGTATCTCCTGGTCATAACTCGGTCTATATCGATGATGAAACTGGCGAAAGATTTGTTGTTTTTCACACTCGCTTCTCACAGCAAATAGATGGATTTGAGTTAAGAACTCACCAACTTATTATGACTGAAGATAATTGGTTAATTGCTACTCCTTATCGTTATGCAGGTGAATCACTTCAAGCAGTTGCTGAGAGTAAATTAGTTGGCGACTATAAATATATTAATCATGAACAAGATAGTTCCAAAACTGTTCATACATCATCTTATATTTCGCTGAATTCCGACCATACTATCTCAGGTGCAATTACTGGAACTTGGGAATTGGCGAACGATTATACTGCAAAAATAACGGTTAATGGCAGTCTATATACTGGGGCATTTATTGAACAATGGGATTCAGCATCGCAAGCTTATGTGATAGCATTTACAGCGATGGATAATGAAGGGAAAAATATATGGGGCGGTAAGTTGAAGTCTACTACTGCTCTTGCTCAAGATATTTTGAATGATATTACAATTACTCCTGCGACTAATATAATCGGTGATCTATCATTACCTACTAAAGCTACAAGAGATGTTGTAATTAGCTGGTCGTCCTCTAATTCTGCTGTAATTAGTAATAATGGGGTAGTTACTAGACCTAGTTCAACTGATAATGCTGCAGTAACATTAACTGCTTCTATTATAGTAGATGGAACTAGTCATTCAAAAACAATAGATGTTACAGTAAAACCAATTGAAGTAGCTGTGCTAGCTGCAAAGTACTCATTCGAGGACGAGCTGATTGATAGTCAGAATGCTAATAAGCAAGGAACGCTTGTTGGCGGTAAAATTACAGATACCGATAAAGGTAATATTAGCTATGGATCTGGAATGTTCGGAAAAGCTGCTTATTTCGATGGAGCAAGTGGGGTTGTTCTTCCTTCTGACCTTATCAATAGCAATACTTATTCTGTATCACTTTGGTTAAAACCAGAACAACTAACACAATTCACTACTGCTTTCTTTGCAGGAAGTGATGCGGATCACTGGATTAGTCTACTTCCAAAGGGTAATGCTCTTGATGGTACTATGATTTGGCACCGCAATAATACAACTGACAAATGGTTCGACGCTCGTACAAATACAACGATTCCGAATAATACTTGGAGTCACATCGCCTTCACGGTGGAAGAAGGCTATCTGAAATTATATATTAATGGAAAACTTCTTCATAGTAGCCAGAGCTTATCTGATCTATTCTCTGGTGACACTGATAATATCTTCTCCCTAGCAGTTAACTATTGGGATATTCCTTTTAAAGGATATATCGATGAGCTTGAAGTTTATACTGGCGTTCTTTCACAACAAGAGATTAGCGCCAAGCTTACAAGTGATAGTAAGGTTGATACGATTCAATTGGCTATTAGTGAGCAAATCATCTCGCTTAATCAAACATTTACACCAAAAAATATTACAGTAGTACCTGTCGTTGCTAATAATAAGCAACTAACATGGTCAAGTTCAAATCCAATAATTGCTACTGTGAATGCAATAACTGGAACAGTAACAGGTGTTAGCACTGGTACAACAACCATTACAGCTACTTCCACGGATGGCGGAAATGCTAGCACTAGTTATGTACTACATGTTGTTGAAGGAGCAATCGCGCACTTTAACTTCAATAATAATCTTGATAATAGTACAGTGGCAGGTAGTCAGGGCGCTACATATATAGGTAACAGAATTAATCTCAGCACGACAGATACTCCCGTATTCGATAACGGTCAAGGTATTGTATTAGACGGTTCACATGGTGTTTTACTGCCCAACTATTATTTTAATGATCAGACTTACAGTATTCGTTTTAATGTGAAGATGAATCAATTAGATCGATATAGCGCTCTATTCTTTGCATTCCAAAAAAATGATCAATGGTTAAGCTTCGTTCCTGGAGGGGCAGATCACACTAATGGAAATGCATTCCTTTGGGCAAACAATACCGGAGCAAATGGTACTGCGGATTGGTTTGATGGATCAACGGATCAAAAGTTCTCTACAACAGAATGGGTTCAAGTTACTATTACCGTTAATAACGGAACAGCTTCTATCTACTATGGCAATACACTTGTAAAAAGCTTCAGCAATTTTAAAAATTTATTTACTAGCGATACGACAACAGTTGCTCTAGGTGTGAATTACTGGGATGCTTCAGCAAGAGGATTTGTTGACGAGCTTAAAATCTTTGACTATGCCCTATCAGCTGAACAAGTTGCTGCTTTGGAATAA
- a CDS encoding alpha/beta hydrolase, which yields MVIVVSIIVAVILALIWTQMLMNRRNQDKFHYAGKLHNVGHRKLHIHVSGQNEAPTVVFDHGSEYGASSYTWHMVIERVQHFSKVVTYDRAGYGYSDGGTYPRTNMSHVEDLRELLQAENIKGPVIIVGHGYGAINARLFAHRYPKQVSGLILVDALHEDEYSGKFPEQYEVEQLKKQKKYKLYTVLTYFGVVKGLLRLQSSLRQLLNHYPREIRKQIWTLIALNKTVKTIANEQAYIEQGFNQIRKVKSYKNIPVTVIIGGGIDDDSNDLKQARYDTAANMKKLSEQGLLIVAPNSDRNVPIEQPEVVADAIRRMINLIKKEYV from the coding sequence ATGGTTATCGTTGTAAGCATTATAGTAGCGGTCATTCTAGCATTAATATGGACTCAAATGCTAATGAATAGACGTAATCAAGATAAATTTCATTATGCAGGTAAATTGCATAATGTTGGTCATAGAAAATTACATATCCATGTATCAGGCCAAAATGAAGCGCCTACCGTTGTATTCGATCACGGCAGTGAGTATGGGGCATCTTCATATACATGGCATATGGTAATTGAGCGGGTGCAACATTTTTCAAAAGTCGTTACATATGATCGTGCGGGCTATGGTTATAGTGATGGAGGCACCTATCCAAGAACAAATATGAGTCATGTTGAAGATTTACGAGAATTGCTACAAGCTGAAAATATTAAAGGTCCTGTTATAATTGTAGGTCATGGTTATGGAGCTATTAATGCTCGTTTGTTCGCTCATCGCTATCCGAAACAAGTAAGCGGGCTGATCCTTGTAGACGCATTACATGAAGATGAGTATTCTGGGAAATTTCCTGAACAGTATGAAGTGGAACAACTTAAAAAACAGAAGAAGTATAAGCTTTATACGGTGTTAACTTATTTCGGAGTGGTAAAAGGATTGCTTAGATTACAATCTTCATTGCGTCAACTACTAAATCATTATCCACGTGAGATACGCAAACAAATATGGACATTAATCGCTTTGAACAAGACCGTGAAAACAATAGCGAATGAGCAAGCTTATATCGAACAAGGATTTAACCAAATTCGTAAAGTAAAATCTTACAAAAACATACCTGTTACCGTTATTATTGGTGGAGGAATAGATGATGACTCCAATGATCTGAAGCAAGCAAGATACGACACAGCAGCAAACATGAAAAAACTCTCTGAGCAAGGTCTACTCATTGTAGCCCCAAATAGTGATCGAAATGTGCCGATCGAACAGCCAGAAGTGGTAGCAGATGCTATCAGGCGTATGATTAATCTAATAAAAAAAGAATATGTGTAA